A genomic region of Raphanus sativus cultivar WK10039 chromosome 6, ASM80110v3, whole genome shotgun sequence contains the following coding sequences:
- the LOC108812746 gene encoding uncharacterized protein LOC108812746, whose product MATSEEEEEEILLHAYNNAQVFFHKGDYTKVLKITEKAISLHLTNTSTYRHHLLQGEVFLELARKAEGDDVRGVYLFASLDSYSVSSRLCPESVRAFHGCALALMELADKLGLSTLYEKALAKASLGLVILMKMQPRGTSEDDLQLKMESLIELAREKTKCKSAMVVHVDDRVQEERKGEQGKEDHDVDVLKKCWNKLDEKAKREFLVLDSKNFVEYIQSCHAKTKSERRHFAKCLCIDDTFRWRKWKCRICPQVNYCLVDCTWHIIDKHVQKFQPPSSSRPRRLDECFASMICCGNWEPVDTAEAISLIKDKIERKEELVYVNGWSSEWAIASDERRKDMLRQLGHVLKDYCENDIMPSSVWDWLMVYTEENVKLPEVPGDYLEQCKFFKSPQCLCFLEEKNVEYLLEYVRELSTDLRAGLVLKVVDGLWVKSLVKERIDIERVSFNLLLDERLLLEGEHRDYDDVGTVKTFKSSGIYDHVIPKGDEIVSWVLDCPPIDADSCPKWQRVHRILKYG is encoded by the coding sequence ATGGCTACctcagaggaggaggaggaggagatccTACTCCATGCATACAATAACGCACAAGTCTTCTTCCATAAGGGTGACTACACGAAAGTTTTGAAGATTACAGAAAAAGCGATCTCCCTTCATCTCACGAATACCTCCACTTATCGTCACCATCTTCTCCAGGGTGAAGTGTTCCTTGAGCTCGCAAGAAAGGCGGAAGGTGATGATGTTAGAGGTGTGTACTTGTTCGCTTCCCTTGATTCTTACTCGGTTTCAAGTCGTCTCTGTCCGGAATCTGTACGCGCCTTCCATGGATGTGCTCTTGCACTCATGGAATTGGCTGATAAGCTGGGATTGAGCACATTGTATGAGAAAGCGCTCGCCAAGGCTAGTCTAGGTCTAGTAATATTGATGAAGATGCAACCTCGAGGAACTTCTGAAGATGATTTGCAGTTAAAGATGGAGTCTTTGATTGAACTTGCAAGAGAGAAAACGAAATGTAAAAGTGCTATGGTTGTGCATGTCGATGATCGAGTACAGGAAGAGAGGAAGGGAGAACAGGGCAAGGAAGATCACGACGTTGATGTGTTGAAGAAATGTTGGAACAAGCTAGATGAAAAAGCCAAAAGAGAGTTCTTGGTGTTGGACAGTAAGAACTTTGTGGAGTATATACAGTCTTGTCACGCTAAGACAAAGTCTGAGAGGAGGCACTTTGCCAAGTGTCTCTGCATCGATGATACTTTTAGATGGAGAAAGTGGAAGTGTCGTATCTGTCCACAAGTCAATTACTGTTTGGTAGATTGTACATGGCATATAATAGATAAGCATGTCCAAAAGTTTCAACCTCCAAGCAGTTCCCGTCCTAGGCGTTTGGATGAGTGTTTTGCTAGCATGATATGTTGTGGGAATTGGGAGCCTGTGGATACAGCAGAGGCAATAAGTCTAATCAAAGATAAAATTGAGCGCAAGGAAGAGCTTGTCTATGTGAATGGATGGTCTAGTGAATGGGCTATAGCGAGTGATGAAAGAAGGAAAGACATGCTCAGACAGTTGGGTCATGTTCTCAAAGATTATTGTGAAAACGATATCATGCCAAGCAGCGTTTGGGATTGGTTGATGGTTTATACAGAGGAGAATGTGAAACTGCCTGAAGTTCCTGGGGACTACCTTGAACAATGCAAATTCTTCAAGAGCCCTCAATGTCTCTGCTTTTTAGAAGAGAAGAACGTTGAATACCTTCTGGAATACGTTAGAGAGCTAAGCACTGATCTTCGGGCAGGTTTGGTTTTGAAAGTGGTTGATGGGTTATGGGTAAAGTCACTGGTGAAGGAAAGAATCGATATTGAGAGAGTTAGTTTTAATCTGCTTCTAGATGAGAGGCTACTGTTAGAAGGAGAGCATCGTGATTATGATGACGTAGGGACAGTAAAGACTTTCAAATCCAGTGGAATTTATGACCATGTGATACCTAAGGGTGATGAGATTGTCTCTTGGGTTCTAGATTGCCCACCAATCGATGCAGATTCGTGTCCCAAGTGGCAGAGGGTACACAGAATCTTGAAATATGGCTAG
- the LOC108812178 gene encoding WD repeat-containing protein 55 has product MEIDLGANAFGIDFHPSKNLVAAGLIDGHLHLYRYDTESSLVRERKVRAHKESCRAVRFIDDGQRIVTASADCSILATDVETGASVARLENAHEDAVNTLITVTETTIASGDDKGCVKIWDTRQRSCSHEFNVHEDYISSMTFASDSMKLVATSGDGTLSVCNLRTNKVQAQSEFSEDELLSVVIMKNGRKAICGTQNGILMLYSWGFFKDCSDRFVDLSPNSVDVLLKLDEDRLIAGCDNGIISLVGILPNRIIQPIGSHEFPIEDLALSHDNKFLGSTAHDSMLKLWDLDEIIEGANGNASGAAEDSDSDNDGMDLDNDPKPSKGSKRKTKSKAANPVDNRAFFADM; this is encoded by the exons ATGGAGATCGATTTGGGAGCAAACGCGTTCGGTATAGACTTCCATCCATCGAAGAATCTTGTAGCTGCTGGTCTCATTGATGGACACTTGCATCT ATACCGTTACGACACAGAGTCTTCACTTGTCAG GGAGCGTAAAGTTCGTGCTCATAAGGAGTCTTGCAGAGCTGTTCGGTTCATTGACGATGGCCAAA GAATCGTCACAGCTTCAGCTGATTGCTCTATTCTAGCCACTGATGTGGAGACTGGTGCTAGTGTTGCACGTCTTGAGAATGCTCACGA GGATGCTGTTAATACTTTGATAACTGTCACTGAGACAACCATCGCTTCTGGGGATGATAAAGGCTGTGTTAAG ATTTGGGATACGAGACAGCGCTCTTGCTCTCACGAGTTTAATGTACATGAGGATTACATTTCTAGCATGACCTTTGCATCTGATTCAATGAAGCTAGTGGCAACAAG TGGAGATGGGACTCTATCTGTCTGTAATCTCAGAACGAATAAAGTCCAAGCTCAGTCCGAGTTTTCTGAAGACGAACTGCTTTCTGTTGTTATAATGAAG AATGGCCGTAAAGCCATCTGTGGAACTCAAAATGGTATTCTCATGTTGTATTCATGGGGATTTTTCAAAGATTGTAGTGATCGGTTTGTTGATCTATCTCCAAACTCAGTTGATGTCCTATTAAAG CTTGATGAGGATAGACTTATCGCTGGATGTGATAATGGAATAATCAG CCTCGTTGGAATACTACCCAACAGAATCATACAGCCAATTGGGTCTCACGAGTTCCCTATCGAAGATCTCG CTCTCTCGCATGATAACAAGTTTCTTGGTAGCACAGCTCATGACAGTATGCTCAAG CTGTGGGATCTAGACGAGATTATAGAAGGTGCTAATGGAAACGCATCGGGAGCTGCAGAAGACAGTGACAGCGACAACGATGGAATGGACCTTGACAATGATCCCAAGCCTTCCAAAG GTAGCAAGAGGAAAACAAAAAGCAAAGCTGCTAATCCAGTGGACAACAGAGCTTTCTTCGCAGACATGTAG
- the LOC108808736 gene encoding uncharacterized protein LOC108808736 yields MEEALFCSPERSPFDHKETHNFLKKIETEDRPEKSDYKDSENTYDLAKELFEESDHIKALEITEKTISDHDLKKSCSPHHQLQGDIFFSLARKADTKDIKCVYLFASVDAYSMSSLLCPDSVSSFYGCARSLIELGDQLGINSFYKKAESKARHGLSVKMLKPQESYDHQFIKDDLKAELEALINLAIWKMNINEAMLVSSNVASQMKEQGKVDTYVIDRLKDLWGKLDEKTKREFLVVDSTSLVDYLHDDNIYDKKMIEHISKCLCVDDELGWRWWKCRICPQVNYCFTDCKWHILDKHVHEFLPRNCSRPMRVDKFLADMIRCGEWEPVDTSRAVDLIKARIKGREEFIYVHGWCNDWPVAKDEERKEILRQFAEVLKSSCSNDTLPCSLWDWLIDYTEENVNLPQVHGFYLDRWSFFKNPQCICFLDLSSLKHILEYVKQFTTDVRTGLVLAVVDRLGEKSLVNERTGGFNLLLDERLLYEGEHDFDDLGSVIRTSKSTGIYEHVIPKGDEIVSWVLDCPVIDTNFVSQVAEGVHNLEIWLAVLRIVRSTARKEVSYYSKRDKLQTYGKMLSEAEALCDKEDMWMNANQRSRYALTFRSVCERRVTQDSATKCCFLNVVRDVLQGAESPRFEVLQDKEFMECISELSTTVQNDVIRRSMCKLRKWLNEKLVLIDSKILLNEWTYKKLHAFAKLSAIDNRLVVLPVVKMFLQDKLKSMLKTHKRKITTAAAGASAKKGRSTQTRDRRVFL; encoded by the exons ATGGAAGAAGCCTTATTTTGTTCTCCTGAACGAAG CCCATTCGACCACAAAGAAACCCACAATTTTCTCAAGAAAATCGAGACTGAAGATCGTCCAGAAAAAAGTGACTACAAAGACTCAGAGAATACATATGATCTTGCCAAAGAATTATTCGAAGAATCTGATCACATCAAGGCATTGGAGATAACCGAGAAAACCATCTCTGATCATGACCTGAAGAAATCATGCTCTCCTCACCACCAACTACAAGGTGACATCTTCTTTTCTCTAGCAAGAAAAGCAGATACTAAAGACATCAAATGTGTATACTTGTTTGCTTCTGTCGATGCTTACTCGATGTCTAGTCTTCTATGTCCTGACTCTGTAAGCTCCTTCTATGGCTGTGCTCGTTCGCTGATTGAATTGGGTGACCAGCTCGGGATAAACAGCTTTTATAAGAAAGCCGAGTCCAAGGCTAGACATGGATTATCCGTGAAGATGCTTAAACCTCAAGAAAGTTATGATCATCAGTTCATAAAAGATGATTTGAAGGCAGAACTTGAGGCTTTAATCAATCTTGCAATATGGAAGATGAATATCAATGAGGCAATGCTTGTGTCAAGTAATGTGGCTAGCCAGATGAAAGAACAGGGCAAGGTAGATACTTACGTTATTGATAGATTGAAGGACTTGTGGGGTAAGCTAGATGAAAAGACCAAAAGGGAATTTTTGGTAGTAGACAGCACAAGTCTTGTAGACTATTTACATGATGATAACATATATGACAAGAAAATGATTGAACACATTTCCAAATGCCTATGCGTGGATGATGAACTTGGCTGGAGATGGTGGAAGTGCCGCATTTGTCCTCAGGTAAATTATTGTTTCACTGATTGCAAGTGGCACATTTTAGATAAGCATGTACACGAGTTTCTACCCCGAAACTGTTCTCGTCCTATGCGTGTGGATAAGTTTTTAGCTGACATGATACGTTGTGGGGAATGGGAGCCTGTGGATACATCAAGGGCAGTAGATCTGATCAAGGCCAGAATTAAGGGTAGGGAAGAGTTTATTTATGTTCATGGATGGTGTAATGATTGGCCTGTAGCCAAGGATGAAGAGCGGAAAGAAATACTCAGACAGTTTGCTGAGGTTCTGAAATCTTCTTGCTCCAATGATACTCTTCCATGTAGCCTTTGGGACTGGTTGATTGATTACACAGAAGAGAATGTGAATCTACCTCAAGTTCATGGGTTCTATCTTGATAGATGGAGCTTCTTTAAGAACCCTCAGTGCATCTGCTTCTTAGATCTCAGCAGCCTTAAACACATACTCGAATATGTTAAGCAGTTCACCACAGATGTTCGCACAGGATTAGTTTTAGCGGTAGTTGATCGGTTAGGAGAAAAGTCCCTGGTCAATGAAAGAACTGGAGGTTTTAATCTGCTTCTGGATGAGAGATTGTTGTATGAAGGAGAGCATGATTTTGATGACTTAGGTTCAGTAATAAGGACTTCTAAGTCCACTGGAATTTATGAGCATGTAATACCTAAGGGTGATGAGATTGTCTCTTGGGTTCTAGACTGCCCAGTAATCGATACAAATTTCGTGTCTCAAGTGGCAGAAGGCGTACACAACCTTGAGATATGGTTAGCAGTTTTGAGAATAGTACGGTCCACGGCTAGGAAAGAGGTAAGCTACTATAGTAAGAGAGACAAGCTGCAAACATATGGTAAGATGTTGAGTGAGGCTGAAGCCCTTTGTGACAAAGAAGACATGTGGATGAATGCTAATCAGAGGAGCAGATACGCATTGACGTTTAGAAGTGTGTGTGAGCGGCGTGTAACTCAAGATAGTGCTACCAAATGTTGTTTCTTAAATGTGGTAAGAGATGTTCTTCAAGGGGCAGAATCTCCAAGATTCGAAGTATTACAAGACAAAGAATTCATGGAGTGTATATCTGAGCTCTCTACCACTGTTCAAAATGATGTTATTAGAAGAAGTATGTGTAAGCTAAGAAAGTGGCTGAATGAGAAG CTCGTTTTGATTGATTCAAAGATTTTACTAAATGAGTGGACGTACAAAAAGTTACATGCATTCGCAAAGTTATCTGCAATTGATAATCGCTTAGTGGTCCTTCCGGTGGTAAAGATGTTCTTACAG GATAAACTGAAGAGCATGCTGAAAACACATAAGAGAAAGATTACAACAGCTGCTGCAGGAGCTTCTGCTAAGAAGGGACGAAGTACTCAAACGAG GGATAGAAGAGTTTTTCTATAA
- the LOC108813405 gene encoding uncharacterized protein LOC108813405 has product MGGGFRVLHLVRPFLAFLPEVQSADRKVPFREKVIYTVISLFIFLVCSQLPLYGIHSTTGADPFYWMRVILASNRGTVMELGITPIVTSGLVMQLLAGSKIIEVDNNVREDRALLNGAQKLLGILIAIGEAVAYVLSGMYGPVGQLGVGNAILIILQLFFAGIIVICLDELLQKGYGLGSGISLFIATNICESIIWKAFSPTTINTGRGAEFEGAVIALFHMLITKSNKVAALRQAFYRQNLPNVTNLLATVLIFLIVIYFQGFRVVLPVRSKNARGQQGSYPIKLFYTSNMPIILQSALVSNLYFISQLLYRKFSGNFFVNLLGQWKESEYSGQSIPVSGLAYLITAPASFSDMAAHPFHALFYIVFMLTACALFSKTWIEVSGSSARDVAKQLKEQQMVMPGHRESNLQKELNRYIPTAAAFGGVCIGALTVLADFMGAIGSGTGILLAVTIIYQYFETFEKEKASELGFFGF; this is encoded by the exons ATGGGAGGAGGATTTAGAGTTTTGCATTTGGTGAGGCCGTTCTTGGCTTTTCTTCCGGAGGTCCAGAGTGCTGACAGGAAGGTGCCTTTCAGAGAGAAGGTTATCTACACTGTCATCTCTCTCTTCATCTTCCTTGTCTGCAGCCAGCTTCCTCTCTACGGTATCCACTCCACCACCGGCGCCGATCCTTTCTACTGGATGCGTGTCATTCTCGCCTCCAACCGTGGCACCGTCATGGAGCTTGGTATCACTCCCATCGTCACCTCTGGCCTCGTGATGCAGCTCTTGGCTGGTTCCAAGATTATCGAGGTTGACAACAATGTCCGCGAGGATCGTGCCCTCTT GAACGGTGCTCAGAAGCTTCTTGGTATTCTGATCGCCATCGGTGAGGCTGTTGCGTATGTTCTCTCTGGAATGTATGGCCCCGTTGGTCAGCTCGGTGTTGGCAATGCCATTCTCATCATCCTCCAGCTTTTCTTTGCCGGAATCATTGTTATCTGCCTTGACGAGCTTCTTCAGAAGGGATACGGTCTCGGCTCAGGAATCTCCCTTTTCATTGCCACCAACATCTG TGAGAGCATTATCTGGAAGGCGTTCAGCCCAACTACAATCAACACTGGACGTGGAGCTGAGTTTGAAGGTGCTGTTATCGCGCTGTTCCACATGCTGATAACTAAGTCCAACAAGGTTGCTGCTCTCCGCCAAGCGTTCTACCGGCAGAACCTTCCGAACGTCACCAACTTGCTTGCCACGGTATTGATCTTCCTGATTGTCATCTACTTCCAAGGGTTCCGTGTGGTTTTGCCTGTGAGATCAAAGAATGCCCGTGGGCAACAGGGCTCTTACCCGATCAAGCTGTTCTACACCTCTAACATGCCCATCATTCTCCAATCCGCTCTCGTCTCAAATCTTTACTTCATCTCTCAG CTTCTCTACAGGAAGTTCAGTGGAAATTTCTTTGTAAACCTTTTGGGACAATGGAAAGAATCTGAGTACAGTGGGCAGTCTATTCCAGTTAGTGGTCTGGCTTACCTCATCACAGCTCCAGCAAG CTTCTCAGACATGGCAGCACACCCATTCCATGCACTGTTCTACATCGTCTTCATGCTCACTGCTTGTGCTCTTTTCTCAAAGACATGGATTGAGGTCTCCGGATCTTCTGCTAGGGACGTGGCCAAGCAGCTCAAG GAACAACAAATGGTGATGCCGGGACACAGAGAGTCGAACTTACAGAAGGAGCTGAACAGGTATATCCCAACAGCAGCAGCTTTCGGTGGAGTTTGTATCGGTGCACTGACCGTTCTTGCTGATTTCATGGGAGCCATTGGGTCCGGGACTGGAATTCTCTTGGCGGTGACAATCATATATCAGTATTTCGAGACATTCGAGAAGGAGAAAGCAAGTGAACTTGGCTTCTTCGGGTTCTAA
- the LOC108812745 gene encoding uncharacterized protein LOC108812745 produces MSKMDPESCLRSISVCESSSGSAVLVKGETSDSVSKHVLVEQQAEEQNETNKLQQQGKENGSRTGKDECCNVSAHVVHDEVEKDTSTHVSGCITGESDASTKAKEELFHVVDLSSCGGESDDGQSSCRICHFGSDQTPDIVSGKTTVSLELIEIGCKCKNELGLAHFHCAEAWFKLRGNSVCEICGCTAKNVTVSLTEEEEWSEAIIDTRLDERRRSSRQSCCILLVIMLTIILLHWFFKKLNPH; encoded by the exons ATGAGCAAAATGGACCCGGAAAGTTGTTTGAGATCGATCAGTGTTTGTGAAAGTTCGAGTGGATCTGCTGTGCTTGTCAAGGGTGAAACAAGTGACTCTGTCTCAAAACATGTGTTGGTTGAACAACAAGCGGAAGAACAAAACGAGACTAATAAACTGCAACAACAAGGAAAAGAAAACGGTTCAAGAACGGGCAAAGATGAGTGCTGTAACGTTTCAGCACATGTTGTTCATGATGAGGTAGAAAAGGATACTTCAACACATGTTTCAGGTTGTATTACAGGAGAGAGTGATGCTTCAACAAAGGCAAAGGAGGAGTTGTTCCACGTGGTTGACTTGAGTAGTTGTGGTGGAGAAAGTGATGATGGGCAAAGTAGCTGCAGAATCTGTCATTTTGGGTCTGATCAAACACCTGATATAGTTTCTGGTAAGACGACAGTAAGCCTGGAGTTGATTGAGATTGGTTGCAAATGCAAAAACGAGCTTGGCCTTGCCCATTTTCACTGCGCAGAAGCTTGGTTCAAGCTAAGAGGAAACAG TGTGTGTGAGATCTGCGGTTGCACAGCAAAGAATGTTACAGTTAGCTTGACAGAGGAGGAGGAGTGGAGCGAAGCAATAATAGACACAAGATTGGATGAGAGAAGGCGTTCAAGTAGACAATCTTGCTGCATTCTTCTTGTTATTATGCTCACTATCATTCTGCTTCATTGGTTTTTCAAAAAGCTTAATCCTCACTAG
- the LOC108808739 gene encoding protein IWS1 homolog 2, protein MSQESITETRARARASSVDDKTEELFDDLAEEPRATSDDDKVGTKRQRNQKDKSHPKKKKKQDSARDNDLEIPTEIEEMWDSLTNNNTPPNPNPKVAIDRAKMKEDNDEIDKLFQVRKKKCVWEKDKAEIALQVEQVMANLELAVEDDVELNKQGKPATNKLLKLPILVGVLSKKYLQAEFLDHGVLSLLKNWLEPLPDGSLPNTNIRTSVLQILDDLSVILDKGLGCRREQLIKSGLAKVVMFLSKSEEETRGNRRLANDLVNRWGHMVYDRSTRYEDMLSREEREEQEELLSRREKMKKAAPEEARVGDFDVDVDFSARPKPMVPAGDRVVVTVPTATSMDFVLRPRPKVDKRLEARAKMHGDCKRYEALMKRVKDRRALSKASKHALKLSVDGHSKPKY, encoded by the coding sequence ATGAGTCAAGAAAGTATTACAGAAACTAGGGCTAGGGCTAGGGCTAGTTCTGTCGACGACAAAACAGAAGAGCTTTTCGATGATCTTGCGGAGGAACCTAGGGCTACTTCTGACGACGACAAAGTAGGGACGAAGAGACAGCGCAATCAAAAAGACAAGTCTCAtcccaagaagaaaaagaagcaaGATTCTGCTCGCGACAATGATCTCGAAATCCCCACAGAGATCGAAGAGATGTGGGATTCACTCACGAACAACAACACTCCTCCAAACCCTAACCCTAAGGTCGCTATCGATCGCGCCAAGATGAAGGAAGACAACGACGAGATAGACAAACTCTTCCAAGTGAGGAAAAAGAAGTGCGTGTGGGAGAAGGACAAGGCGGAGATCGCGTTGCAAGTCGAACAAGTGATGGCCAACCTCGAGCTCGCCGTAGAAGACGACGTGGAGCTCAACAAGCAAGGCAAACCCGCGACCAACAAGCTCCTCAAGCTACCCATCCTCGTCGGAGTTCTCTCGAAGAAATACCTCCAAGCCGAGTTCCTAGACCACGGAGTGCTCAGCCTCCTCAAGAACTGGCTAGAGCCGCTTCCGGACGGTAGCTTGCCCAACACGAACATCCGCACCTCCGTCTTGCAGATTCTAGACGATCTGAGCGTGATACTAGATAAAGGACTGGGGTGCAGGAGAGAGCAGTTGATCAAGAGCGGTCTCGCCAAGGTGGTGATGTTCTTGTCCAAGTCGGAGGAAGAGACTAGGGGTAACAGGAGGCTCGCCAACGACTTGGTCAACAGGTGGGGGCATATGGTTTACGATAGGAGCACGAGGTACGAGGACATGTTGAGCCGAGAGGAGCGTGAGGAGCAAGAGGAGTTGCTCTCGAGaagagagaagatgaagaaggcgGCTCCCGAAGAAGCGAGAGTTGGAGACTTTGATGTGGATGTTGACTTCTCCGCGAGACCGAAACCAATGGTGCcagctggtgatagagtggtgGTGACGGTGCCAACGGCAACGTCGATGGATTTTGTGTTGCGTCCTAGACCGAAAGTTGACAAAAGACTCGAGGCTCGTGCGAAGATGCACGGTGATTGCAAAAGGTATGAAGCTTTGATGAAGAGAGTGAAGGATAGGAGGGCGCTTAGTAAAGCTTCTAAGCACGCCTTGAAGCTTAGTGTAGACGGTCATAGTAAGCCCAAGTACTAG
- the LOC108808738 gene encoding nucleobase-ascorbate transporter 2-like produces the protein MLPLCLYAWCTVSISHPKPENRTTTKQKKTETEIGPKIETRVGSRRVIQISAGFMIFFSMLGKFGALFASIPFTIFAAVYCVLFGLVASVGLSFLQFTNMNSLRNLFITGVSLFLGLSIPEYFRDFAVKALHGPAHTNAGWFNDFLNTIFSSSPMVALMIAVFLDNTLDYKESAKDRGLPWWAKFRTFKGDSRNEEFYTLPFNLNRFFPPS, from the exons atgtTACCTCTATGTCTCTATGCATGGTGCACAGTCTCAATTAGTCATCCAAAACCTGAAAACCGAACCacaactaaacaaaaaaaaactgagaccGAAATTGGACCAAAAATTGAAACTCGTGTTGGAAGCCGCAGAGTTATTCAAATCTCAGCAGGGTTTATGATATTCTTCTCAATGCTAG GCAAATTTGGAGCTTTGTTTGCTTCAATACCTTTCACCATATTTGCAGCTGTGTACTGCGTCTTGTTCGGTCTTGTTG CTTCTGTTGGACTCTCTTTCCTACAATTCACAAACATGAACTCCCTGAGAAACCTCTTCATCACAGGCGTGTCTCTCTTCTTAGGACTATCGATCCCCGAGTACTTCAGAGACTTCGCCGTGAAGGCATTGCATGGTCCAGCTCACACCAACGCTGGTTGGTTCAATGATTTCTTGAACACaatcttctcttcttcaccgATGGTGGCGCTGATGATCGCAGTGTTCTTGGACAATACTTTGGATTACAAAGAGAGTGCTAAAGACAGAGGGTTGCCTTGGTGGGCTAAGTTCAGAACTTTCAAAGGAGATAGCAGGAATGAGGAGTTCTACACTCTCCCTTTTAACCTCAACCGTTTTTTCCCTCCTTCATAA
- the LOC108812744 gene encoding nucleobase-ascorbate transporter 2 has protein sequence MDPVKPEEISHPPMDQLQGLEYCIDSNPPWGEAIALGFEHYILALGTAVMIPSFLVPMMGGDDGDKVRVVQTLLFIQGVNTLLQTLFGTRLPTVIGGSYAFMVPIISIIHDSSLTRIEDPQLRFLSTMRAVQGAVIVASSVQIILGFSQLWAICSRFFSPVGMVPVIALTGFGLFNRGFPVVGTCVEIGIPMLILFVLFSQYLKSFQFRQFPVVERFAMIIALIIVWAYAHLLTASGAYKHRPHQTQVNCRTDMSNLISSAPWIKIPYPLQWGAPSFDAGHAFAMMAAVLVSLVESTGAFKAAARLASATPPPPHVLSRGIGWQGIGILLNGLFGTLSGSSVSVENVGLLGSTRVGSRRVIQISAGFMIFFSMLGKFGALFASIPFTIFAAVYCVLFGLVASVGLSFLQFTNMNSLRNLFITGVSLFLGLSIPEYFRDFAVKALHGPAHTNAGWFNDFLNTIFSSSPMVALMIAVFLDNTLDYKESAKDRGLPWWAKFRTFKGDSRNEEFYTLPFNLNRFFPPS, from the exons atgGATCCTGTAAAGCCAGAGGAGATAAGCCACCCACCAATGGATCAGCTTCAGGGTCTAGAGTACTGTATTGACTCAAACCCTCCATGGG GAGAAGCCATAGCTTTAGGTTTTGAGCATTACATTCTTGCTTTGGGAACTGCAGTGATGATCCCTTCGTTTCTTGTTCCTATGATGGGTGGAGACGAT GGTGATAAAGTGAGAGTTGTTCAGACACTACTCTTCATTCAAGGTGTCAACACTCTTCTTCAGACGCTATTTGGAACCCGTCTTCCTACTGTGATCGGAGGCTCTTACGCCTTCATGGTTCCCATCATTTCAATCATCCACGACTCTTCTTTGACACGTATTGAAGATCCACAGTTG AGATTTCTAAGTACAATGAGAGCAGTACAAGGCGCAGTCATCGTTGCATCTAGCGTTCAAATCATCCTTGGTTTCAGCCAGCTGTGGGCAATCTGTTCAAG attctttagtCCTGTGGGTATGGTTCCTGTTATTGCATTAACTGGCTTTGGACTCTTCAACAGAGGTTTCCCAGTG GTGGGTACTTGTGTTGAGATAGGGATTCCAATGCTTATCCTCTTTGTCCTCTTCTCTCag TATCTGAAGAGCTTTCAGTTCAGACAATTCCCAGTGGTGGAGAGATTCGCTATGATCATAGCGTTGATCATTGTATGGGCTTACGCACATCTCTTGACAGCAAGTGGAGCTTACAAACACCGACCTCATCAGACGCAAGTGAACTGCAGAACCGATATGTCTAACCTCATTTCTTCTGCTCCTTG GATCAAGATCCCTTATCCACTTCAATGGGGAGCACCTAGCTTTGATGCTGGTCATGCTTTCGCCATGATGGCTGCTGTTTTAGTCTCACTCGTTGAG TCCACTGGAGCTTTCAAGGCTGCTGCACGGCTGGCTAGTGCCACGCCTCCCCCACCTCATGTACTTAGCCGTGGTATTGGATGGCAAGGCATTGGGATCCTCTTGAACGGTTTATTCGGAACGCTAAGCGGTTCAAGCGTCTCTGT AGAGAATGTTGGATTACTAGGGAGCACTCGTGTTGGAAGCCGCAGAGTTATTCAGATCTCAGCAGGGTTTATGATATTCTTCTCAATGCTAG GCAAATTTGGAGCCCTGTTTGCTTCAATACCTTTCACCATATTTGCAGCTGTCTACTGCGTCTTGTTCGGTCTTGTTG CTTCTGTTGGACTCTCTTTCCTACAATTCACAAACATGAACTCCCTGAGAAACCTCTTCATCACAGGCGTGTCTCTCTTCTTAGGACTATCGATCCCTGAGTACTTCAGAGACTTCGCCGTGAAGGCATTGCATGGTCCAGCTCACACCAACGCTGGTTGGTTCAATGATTTCTTGAACACaatcttctcttcttcaccgATGGTGGCGCTGATGATCGCAGTGTTCTTGGACAATACTTTGGATTACAAAGAGAGTGCTAAAGACAGAGGGTTGCCTTGGTGGGCTAAGTTCAGAACTTTCAAAGGAGATAGCAGGAACGAAGAGTTCTACACTCTCCCTTTTAACCTCAACCGTTTCTTCCCTCCTTCATAA